The following DNA comes from Oncorhynchus mykiss isolate Arlee chromosome 16, USDA_OmykA_1.1, whole genome shotgun sequence.
GGCTTCCTTctccagtgctccctctattttGCTCAGCAAACGGGTGCCCCCACTACCGAGTGGTCCAAAGTTGCCAAGGTTATTTCCCTGTTGACAGGGTATGCGTTTGAATCGAATACGGCCATCTGGGAGAGGGGAGAAGCTGGGTTCTTATGGGAGGTTCATGGAGCTGTTCAGAGGAGGCTTCGATTATCCAccggagggcagagagggggggtgagcaCCTACTCCAACTACGGCAGGAGGACCAGACTGTTGCGGAGTTCGCACTCACCTTTCGTACATTGGCAGCATCCAGCAGATGGCATGAGCCGTCGCTCCACACCTTATTCCGAAGAGGATTTGCGTGAGGAGGTCCAGACAAAGCTGGCATGCCGAGACGACACCCTCTCATTGGATGCACTCATCATGATGACCATCCGTCTGGATAACCTCCTTCGGGAGCATTGGCACTCCatcgcctctctccctctttcgttGACGGATATGAGTTTAAGCCTGACCCCTTGGAGGTAGGGGCTACACGCATCCCCTCGGCTGAGTGATGCCGCCGGAAGCAATTGGGGCTCTGTCCCTATTATGGCCAGGAGGGACACCAGCTTCAACGATGTCCGCTACATACTAACCGGTTCCATCAGGTTTCCGTCTTGGGATATGGGATAAGCCCACAGGGAGTGgttatggaggagaggaaggaagatggGTGGTCAGGTCatggccagtcccaaccaccataAAGGGACAACAAAGTTTTTTGGGGGTTGCCAACTTTTATTACCGCTTCATCAGGAACTTTAGCTCCATCGCCTCTCAACTCTCTCCTCAAAGGTGTTCCCCCGTAAGTTGGCGTGGAATCCTGCAGCCGTTGCTGAAACACCCAGACCCCTCGCTGCCCTTTGTGGTGGAGGTGGGCGTGGGGGCCATCCTGTCACAACGTCAAGGTAATCCACAAACTGTATCCATGTGCATGCTACTCTAAACTGTGTTGTcacacagttccatggttagtgcACGCAAGACGCGATACAGCCTACTATTGTACAAAATTTGTATTTAAAAATAATTAAATGTATCTAACAATTTCTGCTGAAAAGATgatgaatatgcatatatttagatggctttctttcattTATCCCTAATATTCTGAGTCTGTCAGCTAAAAGGTGCACTGTATTTAAAGATGGCTTAATATGAATGTACTGAAATTAAAAATCCATGAGAAAATCTGTTTGCCAGAACATAGGAGTGTTGCCAGTGGTTAATTACACTTATTCAGCGCATGCAAGGGATCCACACCTACAAAGCCCATTACGCACCttcataaggtaagtctgaataccaactacagAGAAGTGCATACTGTAGGAAAGGTGCTATTTCCTAAGTCTGAATCAGGACCAAAACAAATAGCATGTGAATAGCACACTATTAGAGTACTCATGGAGAAAAGTGCATAAAAGGGAAATTACAGTACTTTCCATTTACCCTTCACTCCCGTCGGAATCGGGCCCTATGTCAGCCTGCAAAGCCAGTTCTGCTTACAACTAATGACAGTCTTGGGGTCTCGTTTATAATGTCCTTAGACACAATTGTATGATCCAATCTTTGTATGTCCATGTTTTGGTTCATAACCATTGAACTTGAAAATCTGAtttattgtttttaaaaaaaaatgcatttagacatttttgtaactGAAATGTTGTATTAAAAACGGTGTACATTTTATAAATCAAGACACTGTATGACCTTGTACAACTACGACAATCAAATGGCCCTGCTGATGATGATGTAGACCCCAGTATAGAAATAGTGAAATCTTGAATCAGATCTTCAATTCAGATCTGCACTGCCCTTTGTCCTGCTTGTAATAATAGAACAGTTGGGTTTGGAAAGTATAACGATGCTGCAGATGACACACAACCCCAGTAATTCACCCCACTGATTGCTTGTCTGGCTTTGAGATGAATGAACAGGAGAGAGCCGGAAAGCTATTCTACTCGGTCCTGATATTAAACTCCTCTACCACTGTCATGGAAATTGATGTCAGATTGATTGTATGCGGAGATAAATTCAGGTTATTTTATTGTTCCCACGGTTCAGTTTGTATCTACGAGAATCTCACCGGTAGCCATTTGCCAATGTCTCCGGTGTGTAGCCAGCCATCTTTGTCCAGGGCCTCTGCTGTCTTCTCAGGGTCTTTCAGATATCCGATGAACACGTTTTTACCTTTGATACAGACCTGAGAAAATAGAAAAGTATGCATCAGTAAGTGAAGTGTTCTCCTTGTGTTCTGAGTACGGCCGGGGACCATGTGACCTGATCAggccatgtgacctgaccaggaaaaactccagcTCCTAGTTCTAAGGCAGGCAAACCATAGAAACCAATTCATTCAAAAGGTTAAACTAagagagaaaatatatatatgataaaTGAAAGTAAAAGCTGCAAAATGCAAAAATCACTCCACCATTTACTGTatgcaattatttatttttttttgcataaaTTTCATTTGTTTGTGACTGAACAAACaatgtgtagagaatcattgtagaGGATCATCTTAACATCTAAACATCTtctttgaaatatattttcaataaccaaaaatatatcAGTTATTTGAAGCTGGTGTGCAAAACTGACATTAAAAAGAAGCAACTTAACtattgtgtagtcttaacattctgtatactccccttgtcctaagggtaAAAATTGACCCGCCTTCGCTGCAgtctcaggtggatcaggacagcTTTCACAAGTGCTGCAGAGGCTTCTGTGCGGTGGAGgtgctcccttctttgaatgtgtggggttacaagtgcctttcccagctgttCCAGGAACACcctcttgttccgcttatcaggcatccggatagggttgatcttgttccatatcacgaaggcattgtatgaggacacatcaatgatgttatgaaagatgaccaggggccaggcagtcatcctcctgcagctgtaagttccaatcaacTTGTCCAGATTGTCCATGCCTCCTTttttgtggttgtagtccaggatgatggctagcttcctgtcctcacgatcactgatctcaaccgttttgtgcagtgtgctcacgaggaccacattcttgttcctttttgggaggtaagaaactagagtggtggtgggtgtgaaTGCAAACTTTGTTGAGAAGGCCTCTTTCCCCCTTGTTGTGAGGAGTGCAGGGGgtagctcaggcttgttctttctaactgtgccaaccatggctatcttcctcttcaggagctgctggctgagttcaatcagtagcacacatatTCTAAattttgtgtgtgtatacgtatagtttttgtggtgtgtaaattattttataactgCCAGGTAAtaaatgaccctaagacaatctttgtaccctggtggtgtacagctttcatggaaataggaacaaaggcgatgtttcactttttaTAATGTTCGGGTCACTTTTGGAAAAGTCATTACATTTCAAGTTTAAAAAATATCATTTAGGGGGTTTTCGCCGCTGTTAAACACAGTGGCAGGTCATTTTTTAccttaagacaacacaagggttaagAACAGTAAGTAAAGACATAGAGCACAAAGAACAGTCCTGCCACTTTTCAGACTTGCTTTCAAAgacaatgacagatctataactcacatgtGTATGCGGATTTGGTCGCGTCGCCCAAAAAGCTACATATTGTGCCTTTGAGCTAATTTTCTACAAATTAAGAAGTCTGGGGAAATCGTGGGAAAtaccatgcccccccccccccccccaatgcttTTGAATGACCCCTGACATTGCTACATTCTCCAAAAATGATAGCCAGATTATTCTGAACATTTACTAAATAACCAGATAGTTTTATGGTTTGAAGAATACAACACCCAAGGGAAGTTGAAAAATgttcttttacattttttttgtttttccatACATTGCAGCATGGCTAGGTAGTGACAACCACTTACCTCCCCTTCACCATTGGAAGCAAAGTAGTTCATCTCTTCAACATCAACCAGTTTCACAATGTTACAAGGTATAGGAGCTCCAACATGCCCTGAGGAAAGAAACACCTGTTATATAATTTGGGTGAATATATAAGGTCCCTATTTTGAGAAGGAAGTAAGAAGAAAGGATGCAAGTGTTCTcaacttaaagggatagttcaaccAAATTACAAAGTTACATTGCGGTTGGTACAAGTGGCTAGGTAAACAAACACAAAGCATGGATTGCAGTCtctccttgtccatagactgcttttaGTGTAAGTAAACAAAAAACTAGACATTTAGGTGAACTATCCTTTTAATTTAGCATCCTCTGTGAGGTTGTAAATATTTGTAGTGACATACCAGAAGTGGCGTCTCCCGGCATAGTGAAAGAGCAGGCGGCAGTACACTCTGTTTGGCCGTATGCCTCAAAAATCTGGAGAACCAATCAGAACCGAGAGATCAGTAGGGTCAATGAGATCTGGTTGTCACAGCGACACGGACAGATCAATACATTTGAGGTCATCTCTGCTCTCCAAACAAAAGCACATGGCCTCAGTTGCTCAATGCTATTACAAGATCCACAATGGCACAGGATTGGTTTCATTATATAATAATGACAAACTTATGGTCTTTACAGAAAATATAATGGAAGTCGCACACTATTCTCTCCTTGCAGGGATTCTGATGAAGACTTCAAAAATTCTAGGTGTGCAACGGTGatttttattttacaaatgtATCCTTGTTTGGTCAGGGTATGTTCTTTTTTCATTTATACTTTATAATACGGTCTTGTTATTATCCAAAGTGACCTACCTCAGCATGTTAATTCAATAGAAATTACCCATATATGTAGGAATCAAACTGGCAACTCGGGTATTGTTAACACCTTCCAGTGGCAAGTGTGTGTGATGTTGAAGCATCTATTTGACTGCTTTCTAGGTGTatttgatgtgagtcatgacctgTTTTGACAAGTTCTCCTTGACACAGTAATATGTATATGATCATTGACGGAGGTGTCTCACTAAAGAGTTTTGGAAACCCTTTAAGTCCTGTTCACACTGCACTTCAATCACAGAGCTCCAATGTCATCTAATTTGAATATTCTACTCCAAAAAGTGACCGCTGGGTTTCCGTTAGCCCAGGGTTAACACATGCTTGTGTAAAAACAGCGTAAGCTAGGGTAAAGAATAGCCATGGGCCAAGAACATGCAGTGTGAAAAGCCCTTTTGAGTGGTAGAAAAAAAATGGATGGGTAGACGGTAGATCTATGGTAGATAATAGATGGGTAGATGGTGCTAAAGTACCTGACACCCCAGAGATGCCCGCAGGAAGTTGAGAACGGAGGGAGAGATGGGCGCTGCTCCCGTCACCATCACTCGCACACGTCCCCCCAACGACTCCTGCAGAGAACCGACACGACACGTTCTAGATTGTAGAGCATTCTGTAACATAACAACCTCCCAATTCACAGCCCCTGCAGTGGAACATTCTTATTCTCCCGGAAACGGTTTACATGTAGCCTCCAAGGATTGTTGGCACAACATTGGCAATAGCATTGTTGACCTCCTTGAACACGATGACTCACTCCTACTTGGAGAGTACAATACCTGAACTTTGTGGAAGATGAGCTTGTCCCATATACTGTCTTTTCTGATGACACCCTCCTTAACTTCGGCAAGCTTTCTGTCAATGGCAAAATTCAGGAGCCATTTTTTGAAGGGGGTCTGGGCTCCACTTTGGACCTACAGTAGAAAGAGAAAGGATACTCATTTTGGTCTCATATTATATAGATAGTCCTCTTTGGTATTTATTTGGATCCCCGTTAGCTTATTCAAAAGCAGccgctaatcttcctggggtccacatgaaacatgacataatacagaacattaatagtcaagaacagctcaaggacagaactacatcaattttGAATGGTCTGTAGATGTTCAAACTATCCATTACAGCTctcaactgtaactctgtaactgtaactctgtaactgtaactctgtaactctattGACACGCAACAATTTGCTGTGGGTAAGGTTTACGTAAAGCGCTGATATTAGTGGTGGGGTTAGTGTACAGTATGAGTGCACACTTCAGCAGACTAATAACTCACTTTGTCATATACGCGGTTCAGAAGTCGCGGCACCACGGGGAAGACGGTGGGCTGCAGGTACTTCATGTCGTCTGGCAGTAGTTTAATGTCTCCCTGAAAGAATCCAACCCTGGCCCCAGCACCGTACAGCACTGTCTGGGAGAGAACACAAGCACTTCTAGACTAGCATCCATCAGCCTCAATACTCAACTCAGTGAACTCAATGTCCTCTGCTCCCATAGGTGAAAAATGTAAGAGATAAATGTCACTTGTCAatagaaaactttttttttttgtaacaagAAAGAATAATTTGTTCCTCATTGACTTGCCTGGATAAAATACTAAATTAATACATTGTAAAAAGTAACTATTTGTCATAAAGTACTTGTCATGGATTCCATGCTAAAGCTGGAGGTACTCAAAGATAATGTTGAGTTAATGCAAAATATTCAATACCAGTTTGCAGTTAGACTGTGAACTCACCTGTACAACCCTCTCAAACATGTGTGCCAGAGGCAGGAAGGAGATGGACACATCCTGAGTAGTAGGAACCACGGAAATCTGTGAGGGACACAAATTGATGCAGAAGGTTATGATTACAAGACTACAAATCTCGGCAATCCAGAACCAAATCCCATGTGAATGCTCGCCTCTCTTTTTGCCATTCACAAGAAGCTACATTATTAtaagatctctctctttctctttttctcccacACACatatgcaacccccccccccccccccatacacacacacacacacacacacaaggataaGATCACAGTGATCATATTAAATTACTACAGttagctccaaaagtattgggtctgtgaattattattttttgtgcacaaatttgtttaaatccctTTGAGGGAgcgttttgagggagcatgcaattggcatgctgactgcaggaatgtccaccagagctgttgccagatcatttaatgttaatttctctaccacaagccacatcgaatgtcattttagagaatttggcagtacctccaactagcctcacaaccgcagaccacgtgtaaccatgtcagaccaggaccttcacatccggcttcttcaactgcgtgatcgtctgagaccagctgaAAAAACTgctgagtatttctgtctgtaataaagccggTTTGtcgggaaaaactcattctgattggctgggcccgtctccccagtggctgggccttgCTCCCAAGTGTGTGGGCCTATACCCTTCCAGGCCCATCCCATGGCtgagcccctgcccagtcatgtgaaatctatagattagggcctaatggatttatttcaattgactgatttccttacatgaactgtaactcaataaaatcgttgaaatggttgcgtttatatttttgttcagtataaaatatTTTCCTATATtactttcccctaaccctaccacccctcctgtAATTGAAGTAAACTAATTGACAACAACATTTAGGAttctacttccagtttatacatactatatatattttacggacacagtatattttacaatagttatgttttgtttgtttttagtcccatccttcagctaccctcaacccctcccatctatctctgaacaccatccagttttgacttctatttgccatatatttgtcaactgtgctgtgatgtttcacaaaagttctgaacatttctattctcatagtttctacagattgtaaatatatatatgtttttttgttaagagtattattatattattgacctATTGACTATGCCTTTCAAATCCctcagcagtgctatttgcagagttagcttgaggtaaatgttgcaattcttcagccattcctgaatctgccaccaaaaacaagctacatatggacagtaccaactTGAATGATcgaatgattctgtctcttcgcagcaaaatttgcagagctgggatggttatATCCCcaatatataacattctattggttgcaagagtCTTTGAATCCGCCgtcgttttgtgtatcagttcataaaccatgtgccatggaatcgatacatcgaaaatctcttcccaactattttgcaatctgtatggcacagctgtccatttttggtccttaaattaaactggtatagTTTTTTATTTATCACCATTTTCTTTAACTAATTGtgttctttaatgcagggccaacagacaagttccttactccccccccccccccccccccccctccacttgCCTCTTCAacttttgcgcaaatgctgcaagtagttggttgtaattttgggtagagcagacatttccatatattttgttAGATGCATGTGtaacataactccaccagtcctattaatgatataatttacaaagataatacagaataaaacattaaaaaatgttttattgacgTTCTTCTTTTagcaattagtatatttgagttgaaCCATAATATTAGTTGTAATACTTGTTCTGTCTATTCTGATGGATTAAACTGAAAATGCGACAAACTTTCTATGGTTTGTTTTTAAAATagcattatataaataggcccgtttATCTGAattgccgttccaaataaaatgttCTATTTTTTTTCTCAAATAATTGAAAAAACAAGCCGTTGGGTGTAGtcaaggccataagcaaataggtaaactgggatatgactaaagagttaatcagggtgttttttccacaaatagacaggtattttcctttccattaTAGTAAGATCCTATCTATTTTTGCTCATTTTCTATTCAAATGTATTGTATTGAGATCATTTCTCTCTTCCTGAGTATGTCCACTTCACCTTCAGatcattttattggtaaactacatggtcatgtaacagttgtatttttttagtgatccaatatgtcatatagtacacttatcataatttggttgtaatccagagaggttagagaaagtatctagatcctctatgaggctgtggagggattctaaatgtggttttaaaagaaaacatgaatcatcagcgtacaatgacagctttgtttttaagccctggatttgTGGCCCCTTGATATTATTGCTAGATCTGATTTTAATAATCAACCTTGttttgagtgagaaagttagacacacaaatatcaaagagatgctaacctctcaccatgacATTAACAGGGGCTGTAAGCATTTCTTTTGGGTGGGAACAAAACTTTTGTGCAAAAAGTGCTGTTATTTCTAAACCGTTCGctcgatatggatgaaaataaccTCAAATTCAAGCTGACAGTATGCACTTTAAACTCatggtcattgtatcatttcaaatccagtGCTGATGTACAGGGccaaaataacaacaacatgtgtcacagtcccaatacttttggagctcaccgCATGTGTTATTGAATTACTTTATGGGATTCTAGATGTTGTTCTATGGGTAAGATAACGTTCCTACAGGGTAAAACCTGGACCTAGGCAGTGTTTATATGTCAGTTCCTGATGGAGTATGCATACCTCAAAGGTTTTAATCACACCTGCTGCATCTGAGACCACATTTTCATGAGTCAGCATGGCTCCCTTAGGGTCACCTGAAACCAATAACTAATATTTGGAGGGTGTTCACATGATatacaagcgagagagagagagagagacacacacacacacacacacacacacacacacacacacacacactaaagtgcAGTATGGTCAacctgtagttccactggtaaAACATATGATGCTGAGGTCCTCTGGCTTTGGTGGCTGTAGGTGAagcaaaaacacacatttattgtagTATTTCTACATACAATGTTGGCAGAAAATAACTATTTTGAAATCAAAAGCAGGTGGCTTAAATACAGCTAAATATTTCAAAGATTATTTTTTTAGACTGGATAAAAAATATACaagtaacatattgtatgaatttgACTTACAACTGGCTTGTGTAGATGGTCCTTCCCCAGAGCCTAGAAAATATTTAGGATTCAATTGATTTATCTAAAACAGTTTTTCGGCAATGTTTGAAAAGAGGACAGCATTTGCTCTACATTGGGCATGGCCACTGAAATACTAGAGACTAATACTTGCTTAACTACCCTTTAGCATTGTTTACCAAACCTCTTCTTGAGTACTCCCAGAGAGTTCCACAAATTGTATGCATTTCAGCATTGTCTTGCATTGCGCTGGTATAAGACTATGGAATTTCAGTACAAGCACACTTGATTCAACtcgtcaactaataaccatgcaCTTCATTAGTTGAGGTGTGCTTTAACTGGAATAGGTCAAATAAGAGGAACTAAGTAGAAGGACGTGAGGAGGGATTTGCGAAACACTGCCCTAGAGAGTAGCGATTACCACTATAACTTTCTTGACCCATTACAGTTGGGACCTCATTAAGAAAATACAGGATTAGAGATAAGACAGCTTAAGTTGGCAATGTAAGTCCTGCAGTATTATCCCCCAAATGGTTGTTAGGATCAGCTTTACATTCCCAACTCCTATCTATGATTAAGATCAATTTGTTCTCTGAGCATGGGTAAAATACAGCTGGACTTATCATAGACCCTTGAGGAACCCCTCGGGagaaacaaaaaataataataataaaaattctGTAGGAAAAAAGTCAGTTCTGAGTTTGAAGCCTCAGTCACTGTCAGAGCCAGAGCCGTGGTTGGAGACACCTGATGAAGACCCCAAGGGTCGAAAAGCTTCGAAGCATAGATTAAAGTGTGCAATCTTTCTTTCTTTACTTGACAAATATTTTGTTCCCCAGCACCTGCTCAATGCCAATGTGTGTAAATGTTTATTTTCTTATACATCCCTATATACTGTCATACAGTGCAGTACCTCCACTTCCTTCAGGGACAGAATGTCCACCCCACACTTTGCGCCCCGTGCGGTCAGCTCGGTGTCAAAGGCATCCATGAGGATAATGGTTTTGAGCTCAGGCGTCTCTCCCTTCTCACAGTTTTCCAGCAGTGTCTCGGCTTTGTTCTGTTTGTCACACAGCACTGTGGAGATGTCCGCTGAAATCACAAACAATCAGTTGAAAATGTGGCAGCTGGaacatgtatgtacagtgggtatcataagtattcagcccccttggaTGTTTatacattttgttgcgttacaaagtgggattgaaattaATTAAATGATAATTGTCTTGTCATTGACATATACAAAACACTATGTAATgtcaaaaattataataaaaataaaacactaatatagcTTGATTAGTATATTCATCCCCAGAGTTAATATACTGTTGTTAGAAACACCGTTggtagcaactccagtgtagatgtggccttgcattataggttattgtcctactcaaaggtgaattcctctcccagtatCTGGTGTATGACAGGCCTAAAGCAGTCTGAagcaagttttcctctaggattttgcctgtgcttagctaaaTCCCATTTagtttcatcctgaaaaactccccagttttTGCCAaggtcaagcatacccataccatgatgcagccaccactattcttgaaaatatggagagtgttgtattggatttgcccaaacattttgtattcaggacaaagtttaggtccaagaggcttcttaacagcttctaccctcaagccataagattcctgaacagctaatcaaatggctacctggactttTTGCATTGTCCAccccgctgctgctactctctgtttattatccatgcatggtcaatttacctctacctacatgtgcatattacctcaattacagtgactaacctgtgcccccgcagattgactctgtaccggtaccccctgtatatagcttcgctactgttattttattgttgctccttaattatttgttattttctattttttttattattattattttattttttacttcatttTATTTCAGTAAatactttaacacttttttttcttagaactgcattgttggttaaaggcttgtaagtaagtgtAACATGtgtgctgagagtcaggaagcaagttcaggga
Coding sequences within:
- the acsl5 gene encoding long-chain-fatty-acid--CoA ligase 5: MDFLLNFLFSPLPTSAIVSLFALMGAALVYLNTRPKPLTMPADLNCQTVGVKDGARKSALQEDDNLMSYFHDDARTLYEVFQRGLQVSGNGPCLGYRKPGQPYQWLKYKQVSNRAEHLGSGLIHRGLKPTPDTFIGIFAQNRPEWIISELACYTYSMVAVPLYDTLGHEALEFIIKKADISTVLCDKQNKAETLLENCEKGETPELKTIILMDAFDTELTARGAKCGVDILSLKEVEALGKDHLHKPVPPKPEDLSIICFTSGTTGDPKGAMLTHENVVSDAAGVIKTFEISVVPTTQDVSISFLPLAHMFERVVQTVLYGAGARVGFFQGDIKLLPDDMKYLQPTVFPVVPRLLNRVYDKVQSGAQTPFKKWLLNFAIDRKLAEVKEGVIRKDSIWDKLIFHKVQESLGGRVRVMVTGAAPISPSVLNFLRASLGCQIFEAYGQTECTAACSFTMPGDATSGHVGAPIPCNIVKLVDVEEMNYFASNGEGEVCIKGKNVFIGYLKDPEKTAEALDKDGWLHTGDIGKWLPSGVLKIVDRKKNIFKLAQGEYIAPERIENVYIRSAPVAQVFVHGDSLQASLVAIVVPDPEVLPGFAQKLGVQGSHEELCKSQKIKKAIIADLVKLGRQAGLKSFEQVKDLYMHPELFTIENGLLTPTLKAKRADLKKLFQPQIDSLYASME